One Capsicum annuum cultivar UCD-10X-F1 chromosome 2, UCD10Xv1.1, whole genome shotgun sequence genomic window carries:
- the LOC107860479 gene encoding uncharacterized protein LOC107860479 isoform X2, with the protein MMAEDNTDELVSPVTSVKNDSMAEDSIDELVSAVTSVKNDSAGRKPDKISTIKPRSMSNGNKVLPCYRSSSSTSSYNAGNTRRQSTGKLNSPDSGQDVIPHYLRASTGSCHDFCKYGRKHSSEAKPWHPLSKRKNKLPADEQSPAWTLVGEAKKGTLVKQKLSTPPGSVLGEKKKVTGVEQKPSTSPGSMLGEAKKRTVVMQKTSTTSGSNQSDGKKGTLIKQKLSTPPVSMLEEGKKVNEVYQKPSAPQESLLKYEKEVTMVEQKPSSPPGCMEGGIDEVTVVEQKSSASLVNMLGEGENVTVVEQKLSTPPGSMLVEGKKEAVVNQKPSAPPGSMLGQGKKLNVVDRRPSPKVHSLEPSEIKKKKILLPPKSVHSLKLDSSSDKMPETEKKMKSSSKILGGVDAGGKKDSVANYRKQIIAPKVSAEKSLETPTLSSSPKSSSVKPLILRVRSNKSLKLLAPLKDQNKMRRDGTNKLNPKLVPEKTVRTPKVKASPKSSPHLQSRPLSNEEDKKEVVKLADSALGKYTSSSKNLLHIADAETVGKNQKKTLRKGKTGVSNDNNSSAVKLKFRRGKIVDLQQETSSPRRLTFRWGRHVGESQDSNIRKRIFKKKGVDGDKSNTIPISGKIVLRHQDVQEKKDVQGLLNNVIEETASKLVETRKSKVKALVGAFETVISLHDKPSTVTVS; encoded by the coding sequence ATGATGGCTGAGGATAACACCGATGAACTAGTAAGTCCAGTGACTAGCGTGAAGAATGACTCTATGGCTGAGGATAGCATCGATGAACTAGTGAGTGCAGTAACTAGCGTGAAGAATGACTCTGCTGGAAGAAAGCCAGATAAAATCAGCACAATAAAACCGAGATCTATGAGTAATGGAAACAAGGTTCTTCCCTGCTATCGCAGCTCCTCCTCTACTTCATCTTACAATGCAGGCAATACAAGAAGGCAATCCACTGGGAAGTTGAATTCTCCTGATAGCGGACAAGATGTTATTCCTCATTATCTGAGAGCTTCCACTGGTTCTTGCCATGACTTCTGTAAATATGGCAGGAAACATTCCTCTGAAGCAAAGCCATGGCATCCTCtatcaaaaagaaagaacaaactTCCTGCTGATGAGCAGAGTCCTGCATGGACCTTGGTGGGGGAGGCAAAAAAGGGGACTTTGGTCAAGCAAAAGCTTTCCACTCCTCCTGGGAGTGTGCTGGGAGAGAAAAAGAAGGTGACAGGAGTTGAGCAAAAGCCTTCCACTTCTCCAGGGAGTATGCTGGGAGAGGCGAAGAAGAGGACCGTGGTCATGCAAAAGACTTCCACTACTTCAGGGAGTAACCAGAGTGATGGAAAGAAGGGGACTTTGATCAAGCAAAAGCTTTCCACTCCTCCTGTGAGTATGCTGGAAGAGGGAAAGAAGGTAAATGAGGTCTATCAAAAGCCTTCAGCACCTCAGGAGAGTTTACTCAAATATGAAAAGGAGGTCACTATGGTTGAGCAAAAGCCTTCTTCTCCTCCAGGTTGCATGGAGGGAGGGATAGATGAGGTGACTGTGGTTGAGCAGAAGTCTTCAGCTTCTCTGGTGAATATGCTAGGAGAGGGAGAAAATGTGACTGTGGTTGAGCAAAAGCTTTCTACTCCCCCAGGGAGTATGCTGGTAGAGGGAAAGAAAGAGGCCGTGGTCAATCAAAAGCCATCTGCTCCTCCAGGGAGTATGCTAGGACAGGGAAAGAAGTTGAATGTGGTCGATCGAAGGCCTTCTCCCAAGGTTCACTCTCTTGAACCctctgaaataaaaaagaaaaagatactgCTGCCACCAAAGAGTGTTCACTCTCTGAAATTGGATTCCTCAAGTGACAAGATGCCAGAGacagaaaagaaaatgaaatcttCATCTAAGATCTTAGGAGGTGTAGATGCAGGAGGCAAGAAAGACAGTGTTgctaattatagaaaacaaataatCGCGCCTAAAGTATCTGCAGAGAAATCTTTGGAGACGCCAACTCTTTCATCTTCTCCAAAATCTTCCTCTGTCAAACCTTTGATCTTGAGGGTAAGAAGCAATAAAAGCTTAAAACTGCTGGCTCCTCTGAAGGACCAGAACAAGATGCGGAGAGATGGGACAAACAAACTGAACCCTAAACTGGTTCCTGAGAAAACTGTACGTACTCCCAAAGTGAAAGCATCACCAAAGTCTTCACCCCATTTACAATCACGTCCGTTGtctaatgaagaagataaaaaggaaGTTGTTAAGCTTGCAGACAGTGCATTGGGTAAATACACCTCTAGCAGCAAAAATCTGTTACACATAGCAGACGCAGAAACTGTTGGGAAAAATCAGAAAAAGACATTGAGAAAAGGTAAGACAGGTGTTTCTAATGATAATAATTCTTCGGCAGTGAAACTAAAGTTCAGAAGGGGCAAGATAGTTGATCTCCAGCAAGAAACCAGCAGCCCTAGGAGGCTGACATTTAGATGGGGACGACATGTGGGTGAAAGCCAGGACAGCAAtataagaaagagaatctttaaaaaGAAAGGAGTTGATGGTGACAAAAGTAATACCATCCctatttctggaaaaattgtttTGAGGCATCAGGATGTGCAAGAAAAGAAAGATGTGCAGGGTTTGTTGAATAATGTGATTGAAGAGACGGCGAGTAAGCTTGTTGAAACCAGGAAGAGCAAGGTTAAAGCTTTGGTGGGAGCTTTTGAGACAGTGATTTCCCTCCACGATAAACCTTCTACTGTCACCGTTTCTTGA
- the LOC107860479 gene encoding uncharacterized protein LOC107860479 isoform X1 — MGEGSGMMAEDNTDELVSPVTSVKNDSMAEDSIDELVSAVTSVKNDSAGRKPDKISTIKPRSMSNGNKVLPCYRSSSSTSSYNAGNTRRQSTGKLNSPDSGQDVIPHYLRASTGSCHDFCKYGRKHSSEAKPWHPLSKRKNKLPADEQSPAWTLVGEAKKGTLVKQKLSTPPGSVLGEKKKVTGVEQKPSTSPGSMLGEAKKRTVVMQKTSTTSGSNQSDGKKGTLIKQKLSTPPVSMLEEGKKVNEVYQKPSAPQESLLKYEKEVTMVEQKPSSPPGCMEGGIDEVTVVEQKSSASLVNMLGEGENVTVVEQKLSTPPGSMLVEGKKEAVVNQKPSAPPGSMLGQGKKLNVVDRRPSPKVHSLEPSEIKKKKILLPPKSVHSLKLDSSSDKMPETEKKMKSSSKILGGVDAGGKKDSVANYRKQIIAPKVSAEKSLETPTLSSSPKSSSVKPLILRVRSNKSLKLLAPLKDQNKMRRDGTNKLNPKLVPEKTVRTPKVKASPKSSPHLQSRPLSNEEDKKEVVKLADSALGKYTSSSKNLLHIADAETVGKNQKKTLRKGKTGVSNDNNSSAVKLKFRRGKIVDLQQETSSPRRLTFRWGRHVGESQDSNIRKRIFKKKGVDGDKSNTIPISGKIVLRHQDVQEKKDVQGLLNNVIEETASKLVETRKSKVKALVGAFETVISLHDKPSTVTVS; from the coding sequence GGTTCTGGAATGATGGCTGAGGATAACACCGATGAACTAGTAAGTCCAGTGACTAGCGTGAAGAATGACTCTATGGCTGAGGATAGCATCGATGAACTAGTGAGTGCAGTAACTAGCGTGAAGAATGACTCTGCTGGAAGAAAGCCAGATAAAATCAGCACAATAAAACCGAGATCTATGAGTAATGGAAACAAGGTTCTTCCCTGCTATCGCAGCTCCTCCTCTACTTCATCTTACAATGCAGGCAATACAAGAAGGCAATCCACTGGGAAGTTGAATTCTCCTGATAGCGGACAAGATGTTATTCCTCATTATCTGAGAGCTTCCACTGGTTCTTGCCATGACTTCTGTAAATATGGCAGGAAACATTCCTCTGAAGCAAAGCCATGGCATCCTCtatcaaaaagaaagaacaaactTCCTGCTGATGAGCAGAGTCCTGCATGGACCTTGGTGGGGGAGGCAAAAAAGGGGACTTTGGTCAAGCAAAAGCTTTCCACTCCTCCTGGGAGTGTGCTGGGAGAGAAAAAGAAGGTGACAGGAGTTGAGCAAAAGCCTTCCACTTCTCCAGGGAGTATGCTGGGAGAGGCGAAGAAGAGGACCGTGGTCATGCAAAAGACTTCCACTACTTCAGGGAGTAACCAGAGTGATGGAAAGAAGGGGACTTTGATCAAGCAAAAGCTTTCCACTCCTCCTGTGAGTATGCTGGAAGAGGGAAAGAAGGTAAATGAGGTCTATCAAAAGCCTTCAGCACCTCAGGAGAGTTTACTCAAATATGAAAAGGAGGTCACTATGGTTGAGCAAAAGCCTTCTTCTCCTCCAGGTTGCATGGAGGGAGGGATAGATGAGGTGACTGTGGTTGAGCAGAAGTCTTCAGCTTCTCTGGTGAATATGCTAGGAGAGGGAGAAAATGTGACTGTGGTTGAGCAAAAGCTTTCTACTCCCCCAGGGAGTATGCTGGTAGAGGGAAAGAAAGAGGCCGTGGTCAATCAAAAGCCATCTGCTCCTCCAGGGAGTATGCTAGGACAGGGAAAGAAGTTGAATGTGGTCGATCGAAGGCCTTCTCCCAAGGTTCACTCTCTTGAACCctctgaaataaaaaagaaaaagatactgCTGCCACCAAAGAGTGTTCACTCTCTGAAATTGGATTCCTCAAGTGACAAGATGCCAGAGacagaaaagaaaatgaaatcttCATCTAAGATCTTAGGAGGTGTAGATGCAGGAGGCAAGAAAGACAGTGTTgctaattatagaaaacaaataatCGCGCCTAAAGTATCTGCAGAGAAATCTTTGGAGACGCCAACTCTTTCATCTTCTCCAAAATCTTCCTCTGTCAAACCTTTGATCTTGAGGGTAAGAAGCAATAAAAGCTTAAAACTGCTGGCTCCTCTGAAGGACCAGAACAAGATGCGGAGAGATGGGACAAACAAACTGAACCCTAAACTGGTTCCTGAGAAAACTGTACGTACTCCCAAAGTGAAAGCATCACCAAAGTCTTCACCCCATTTACAATCACGTCCGTTGtctaatgaagaagataaaaaggaaGTTGTTAAGCTTGCAGACAGTGCATTGGGTAAATACACCTCTAGCAGCAAAAATCTGTTACACATAGCAGACGCAGAAACTGTTGGGAAAAATCAGAAAAAGACATTGAGAAAAGGTAAGACAGGTGTTTCTAATGATAATAATTCTTCGGCAGTGAAACTAAAGTTCAGAAGGGGCAAGATAGTTGATCTCCAGCAAGAAACCAGCAGCCCTAGGAGGCTGACATTTAGATGGGGACGACATGTGGGTGAAAGCCAGGACAGCAAtataagaaagagaatctttaaaaaGAAAGGAGTTGATGGTGACAAAAGTAATACCATCCctatttctggaaaaattgtttTGAGGCATCAGGATGTGCAAGAAAAGAAAGATGTGCAGGGTTTGTTGAATAATGTGATTGAAGAGACGGCGAGTAAGCTTGTTGAAACCAGGAAGAGCAAGGTTAAAGCTTTGGTGGGAGCTTTTGAGACAGTGATTTCCCTCCACGATAAACCTTCTACTGTCACCGTTTCTTGA